TCTCAGGATCCTGTGACAGTTGGTTGTAGCGTTCATAATAATGACGTAATAAAAAAATCAAAGCGTACTTCACTgcattgttaaaaaaataaaatacatttattgtaGCTTCACGTAGAGGTATACACAAATCAAGAAATGAAAAAGGTGTAAATAGATCTAAAAATACAATGTTATACAAACAAATCTATCATATTATAGTTCCAGGGTCGTTCAACCAGTTTTAGCTAGAAAGCTCATCTAATCAGGTTTTCAGCAAACTATTTATTAGTACCCACTGCCTTATACCTCCAGGGCAGTTTTAGCTAGAAAGCTAATCTAAACAAGTTTTTCTGCAAACTATTTTTTAGTACCCACCGCTTTACAGCTCCAGGACAGTTTTTATCTAGAAAGCTAATATAAACAAGTTTTTCTATAGCTCCAGGAGTTTTTAGCTAGAAGGCACAGCTAAACAAGATTTTCAATAAACTATTGACATGAGTGTGTCATATTAACACACCAAAATAGACAATGATTTATTGAATATGAAATAATTAGATCTAAGCATTGTATAGTAGACATTACAAAAATTAAATATTATAAAAACACTTTAGTAATATAACAGAAACAGAGCAAGATCATGTTGCGCAGGGCGGTTTGCAAGCCTGATTATAGCAGCATAATGGCATATGTAAAATCGTGATAGAGTTAGAAAGCGGCAACTAGACAATCGAGGTGCAACCAATAGCCGCTCTAGCCGATAATGCACCCCTGGAATTTTTCATATTGGGGAGCGGGCAATATTATGACTTGAATAATACACTCTTGAACGTCCAGTGCCGCATCCTGAAACAGGATGGTGCGGCTCTCACGGCCGGCATGCGTGTGGGCCTTAATAATTACCCCATAGCCAAATTTTTCAATCAAGTGGACATTACTCTGGGGGACCGTTTGATTTCACAATCTGATAACCTTTATAGTTACCGCGCCTACATTGAAACGCTTTTAAACTATAGTCTGCATGCGTTGAGATCACAATTTACAGCGGGGTTATTCTATAAAGACACGGCCGGACATCACCAGACCACCGAACTCGATGGCCAATATCAAAATCAAGGGTTTGCACACAGAGCCCACGCAACCTGTCTCTCAAGGCCTGTGGAACTCATTGGACCGATCTTCTGTGACATTTTTAATCAACTGAAACTCATTTTGAACGGCCTAGATCTCAAGATCAAGTTATCAAGAAATAAGGATGCGTTTTGCCTTATGACCGCTGAACACGAACAGTTAAAGGTTCAGATCGTGAAAGCAGCTCTCTATGTAAAAAGAGTACAAGTCTCTCCTGCCGTCAGGATCGGTCACAGCCAAGCTCTTCTATCAAGTTCCGCTAAATACGCTCTAGACAGAGCCTGTTTGAAAGTCTATAGCATCCCTGTAGGAATGAGAAATAGTAATCATGAAAATCTTTTTctgggacagataccaaaaacggtGATTCTATGCTTTGTGGACGAGGCCTTCAGCAGAAGTCATCAGAAAAACCCGCTTTGTTTTCACCACTATGGGATCAGTCACACAGCTCTGTATTTCGACGGGCAGCAGATTCCCGCCAAGCTGTTTCCCCCTAATTTTGA
This region of Ranitomeya imitator isolate aRanImi1 chromosome 1, aRanImi1.pri, whole genome shotgun sequence genomic DNA includes:
- the LOC138655626 gene encoding uncharacterized protein F54H12.2-like, which codes for MRVGLNNYPIAKFFNQVDITLGDRLISQSDNLYSYRAYIETLLNYSLHALRSQFTAGLFYKDTAGHHQTTELDGQYQNQGFAHRAHATCLSRPVELIGPIFCDIFNQLKLILNGLDLKIKLSRNKDAFCLMTAEHEQLKVQIVKAALYVKRVQVSPAVRIGHSQALLSSSAKYALDRACLKVYSIPVGMRNSNHENLFLGQIPKTVILCFVDEAFSRSHQKNPLCFHHYGISHTALYFDGQQIPAKLFPPNFDAEHVVREYMALVHISGKQKADVGLSVDRDDFMSGYTFFAFNLSPDQEPSAHFSLIKMGNLQAEIHFADATPHTVNMIVYAIDVAVPEINHRREVLHDFN